One stretch of Thermoproteota archaeon DNA includes these proteins:
- a CDS encoding HAD family hydrolase has translation MRCAFLDLDHTVIKTGYREYLIGRPARLLARRLGIPDDEAALILREKVREIMREKILNGDYLHAFDWDVVIPEALRRLGLRMSEFDALSLLLEAVRSGATSVYPDSVEAIQELRRDRRVCLMTGGLSKYQEAILSELGIREMFDDVLTTDRLGVLKVRPEAFTKAMEICGCSAAFHTGDSPSHDVAGAKGAGLAAFLMVRELNHLREVDPFKRVDLLLKSGYLRDLMRKDILYGFIPEEMMIPDAVVVELREVVSLSRRL, from the coding sequence ATGAGATGCGCCTTCCTAGACCTAGACCATACCGTGATAAAGACCGGATATAGAGAGTACCTCATAGGTAGACCGGCTCGCTTACTCGCTAGGAGGCTAGGTATTCCGGATGATGAGGCCGCTCTCATTTTGAGAGAAAAAGTAAGGGAGATCATGAGGGAGAAGATCCTCAATGGAGATTATCTGCATGCCTTCGACTGGGATGTCGTAATCCCTGAGGCACTAAGGCGACTGGGTTTGAGGATGAGTGAGTTCGACGCCCTGTCCCTCCTGCTGGAGGCCGTGAGGAGCGGTGCTACCAGCGTTTATCCCGATTCTGTTGAAGCCATCCAAGAGCTCAGACGGGATCGCAGGGTCTGCCTAATGACCGGCGGCCTTTCCAAGTACCAAGAAGCCATCCTGAGCGAGCTGGGGATTAGAGAAATGTTTGACGATGTCTTGACCACAGATAGGCTTGGAGTCCTCAAAGTAAGGCCCGAGGCGTTCACGAAGGCCATGGAGATATGCGGTTGCTCTGCCGCATTTCACACCGGAGATTCCCCAAGTCACGATGTTGCTGGGGCTAAAGGCGCTGGCCTAGCTGCGTTCCTGATGGTAAGGGAACTGAACCATCTGAGGGAAGTAGATCCATTCAAGAGGGTAGATCTACTCCTGAAAAGCGGTTACCTCAGAGATTTAATGAGGAAGGACATCCTGTACGGATTCATCCCCGAGGAGATGATGATACCCGATGCTGTGGTGGTTGAGCTGAGGGAGGTAGTTTCCCTAAGCAGGAGGCTCTAA
- a CDS encoding PIN domain-containing protein — protein MIVETDVLYAYVKVEDWLKPVALRLIKMIISGKLGEVKASREVLHEIYYVSIEEGVSLDEILERLTHLTLIENLRFVETTWEDDLAAISLMRQYGLSSIFDAYYAALALREGEPLISTDRAYDKIPGIERLDPRNIVNW, from the coding sequence ATGATAGTTGAAACGGATGTGCTATACGCCTACGTAAAGGTAGAGGATTGGCTGAAACCAGTAGCCCTCAGACTGATCAAGATGATCATAAGCGGCAAATTAGGAGAAGTCAAGGCATCTAGGGAGGTGCTTCACGAGATCTACTACGTTTCTATAGAAGAGGGAGTCTCTCTAGATGAGATCTTGGAGCGGTTAACCCATCTCACCCTTATTGAGAACTTAAGGTTTGTGGAGACCACTTGGGAGGACGATCTGGCGGCCATCTCCTTGATGAGGCAGTATGGTCTCTCCTCCATTTTTGACGCCTACTACGCTGCCCTAGCTCTAAGGGAGGGTGAACCCCTCATCTCTACTGATAGAGCTTACGATAAGATCCCCGGGATCGAGAGGTTAGACCCTAGGAACATCGTGAATTGGTAA
- a CDS encoding VapB-type antitoxin, whose protein sequence is MSVVGVDERGRITLPKRLREGIKKVVIIPVGTHLVLIPLRGEPEKYAEGWLDTDKERRKLKAEAERLAREDAVKRAKRRKQL, encoded by the coding sequence ATGTCAGTTGTGGGCGTAGATGAGAGGGGCAGGATAACTCTTCCAAAGAGGTTGAGAGAGGGGATCAAGAAGGTGGTAATAATACCAGTGGGCACTCACTTAGTCCTAATCCCCCTAAGGGGAGAGCCTGAAAAGTACGCAGAGGGGTGGCTCGACACGGATAAGGAGAGGAGGAAGCTAAAAGCGGAGGCTGAAAGGCTAGCTAGAGAGGATGCAGTTAAGAGAGCCAAGAGGAGGAAGCAGCTGTGA